Proteins encoded in a region of the Prunus persica cultivar Lovell chromosome G4, Prunus_persica_NCBIv2, whole genome shotgun sequence genome:
- the LOC18778857 gene encoding pentatricopeptide repeat-containing protein At1g09900, with protein sequence MFFGRSCYLRIGKAIAFEPTSHLFEHPLTCVELAAFFSSFSSRSSDPSSDFDSKIKARSVESDDFDATRNGYDGVGKLGAPDLGDWSFLGSTKNDCEDDQRSKFDIFDDIEEPDGEEEKDSDDDDDDLMVLGSSNRVHEQKENFVRVEGDEDEFRHPLVREVCRLLELRSGWNPKLEGQLRNLLRSLKARQVCAVLRSQADERVALEFFYWADRQWRYKHYPVVYYAMLDVLSKTKLCQGAKRVLRLMARRGIERSPEAFGYVMVSYSRAGKLRHAMRVLTLMQKAGVELNVSICNTAIHALVMGNKLEKALRVLERMQLVGIAPNVVTYNCLIKGYCEVHRVEDALELIDEMPSRGCLPDKVSYYTVMGFLCKEKRVKEVRELVEKMTNDGGLLPDQVTYNNLVHMLSKHGYGDEAVEFLREAEDKGFRFDKVGYSAIVHSFCKDGRIDMAKEIVNEMFSKGCTPDVVTYTAVLNGYCRLGKVDQAKKMLQHMYKHGCKPNTVSYTALLNGLCRSQNSLEAREMMNMSEEEWWTPNAITYSVLMHGLRREGKLVEACDMVREMVNKGFLPNPVEINLLIQSLCREGKINEAKRFMEECLNKGCAVNVVNFTTVIHGYCQKDDLETALSLLDDMYLSNKHPDAMTYTTVINALGKKGRIQEATKLMIEMLGKGLDPTPVTYRTVIHWYCQTGSVDDLVKLLEKMFLRQNCKTAYNQVIEKLCSFGKLEEADKLLGKVLRTAARVDAKTCHVLMDSYLRKGTPLSAYKVACRMFNRNLIPDLKLCEKVTKRLMSEGNSKEADNLMLRFVERGCLSHQHQEHLQS encoded by the coding sequence ATGTTCTTTGGTCGTAGTTGTTACCTTAGAATCGGAAAAGCAATTGCCTTTGAACCCaccagccatctttttgagCACCCATTAACCTGTGTGGAGCTTGCTGCATTTTtctcatcattttcttcaagAAGCTCTGACCCCAGCTCTGATTTTGACTCTAAAATCAAAGCTCGTTCTGTTGAAAGTGATGATTTTGATGCTACCCGTAATGGGTATGATGGAGTTGGGAAATTGGGTGCTCCAGATTTGGGGGACTGGAGTTTCTTGGGAAGTACGAAGAATGATTGCGAAGATGATCAAAGATCTAAATTTGATATCTTTGATGACATTGAAGAGCCTGatggtgaagaagaaaaggatagtgacgacgacgacgacgattTAATGGTGTTGGGTTCGTCGAATAGGGTTCatgaacaaaaggaaaactttGTTAGAGTTgaaggagatgaagatgaGTTTAGGCACCCATTGGTGAGAGAGGTTTGCAGGTTACTTGAGCTTAGGTCAGGCTGGAACCCAAAGCTTGAAGGACAATTAAGGAACTTGTTAAGAAGCCTGAAGGCAAGGCAAGTTTGTGCTGTGCTGAGGTCTCAGGCTGATGAGAGAGTTGCTCTGGAATTTTTCTATTGGGCTGATAGGCAGTGGAGGTATAAACATTACCCAGTTGTGTACTATGCAATGCTTGATGTGCTTAGCAAGACTAAGTTGTGCCAAGGGGCTAAGAGGGTTCTTCGGCTCATGGCCCGCAGGGGAATTGAGCGTAGCCCTGAAGCTTTTGGTTATGTGATGGTTTCGTATAGCCGGGCTGGCAAGTTGAGGCATGCCATGCGTGTGTTGACGTTGATGCAGAAAGCTGGGGTTGAGCTTAATGTGTCAATATGTAACACTGCAATTCATGCTTTGGTGATGGGGAATAAGTTGGAGAAGGCGTTGAGGGTCTTGGAAAGGATGCAACTTGTTGGAATTGCACCAAATGTTGTCACTTATAATTGCTTGATAAAGGGGTATTGTGAGGTGCATCGTGTTGAAGATGCATTGGAGCTGATTGATGAAATGCCAAGCAGAGGGTGCCTTCCGGATAAAGTTAGTTACTATACTGTGATGGGTTTCCTTTGTAAGGAGAAGAGGGTCAAAGAAGTGAGGGAATTGGTTGAGAAGATGACCAATGATGGTGGATTATTACCAGACCAGGTTACTTATAATAATCTTGTCCATATGCTTTCTAAGCATGGTTATGGAGATGAGGCTGTTGAGTTTTTAAGGGAAGCAGAAGATAAGGGATTTCGGTTCGATAAGGTTGGGTATAGTGCAATAGTACATTCGTTCTGTAAGGATGGTAGGATTGACATGGCAAAAGAAATTGTGAATGAAATGTTCTCAAAAGGTTGCACACCAGATGTTGTAACATATACTGCTGTTCTCAACGGGTATTGCCGGCTTGGGAAGGTGGATCAAGCTAAAAAGATGCTTCAGCACATGTACAAGCATGGTTGCAAGCCAAATACCGTATCATATACGGCCTTATTAAACGGGCTTTGTCGTAGTCAGAACTCATTAGAGGCAAGAGAGATGATGAACATGAGCGAGGAAGAATGGTGGACACCAAATGCCATCACTTATAGTGTTCTGATGCATGGACTCCGTAGGGAAGGGAAACTGGTTGAGGCCTGTGATATGGTCAGAGAAATGGTTAATAAGGGTTTTCTCCCTAACCcagttgaaattaatttactAATTCAGTCTCTCTGCCGAGAAGGGAAGATAAATGAGGCTAAACGTTTCATGGAGGAGTGTCTAAACAAGGGGTGTGCTGTTAATGTTGTCAATTTTACAACTGTTATTCATGGATATTGTCAAAAGGATGACTTGGAAACTGCTTTGTCATTGCTTGATGACATGTATCTCAGCAACAAACATCCAGACGCAATGACTTATACAACAGTGATCAATGCGTTGGGAAAGAAAGGTAGAATACAAGAGGCAACCAAACTCATGATTGAGATGCTGGGTAAGGGATTGGATCCTACTCCAGTCACATACAGGACAGTGATCCACTGGTATTGTCAAACGGGTAGTGTGGACGATTTAGTAAAATTATTGGAGAAGATGTTCTTAAGGCAAAATTGCAAAACAGCATATAATCAAGTGATTGAGAAGCTTTGTAGTTTTGGGAAGCTTGAGGAGGCTGATAAACTACTGGGTAAGGTGTTGAGAACAGCTGCAAGAGTTGATGCTAAGACATGCCATGTTCTTATGGATAGTTATTTGAGAAAAGGGACTCCTCTATCAGCATACAAAGTGGCTTGTCGAATGTTCAATCGGAATCTGATTCCTGATTTGAAGTTATGTGAGAAGGTGACCAAGAGACTGATGTCAGAAGGAAACTCCAAAGAGGCAGACAACCTTATGTTACGGTTTGTTGAGCGTGGATGCCTATCACACCAACATCAGGAACATTTGCAAAGCTAA
- the LOC18778449 gene encoding solanesyl diphosphate synthase 3, chloroplastic/mitochondrial: protein MLFSRGFSRIGRNSFNGLCRCLRFRRMDAHQLFVSSIYSQSLSESTQKILGCRDFFSWGLPPVFHGYRHQIHHQSSSIVEEPLDPFSLVSDELSLIADRLRDMVVAEVPKLASAAEYFFKIGVEGKRFRPTVLLLMSTALNVTVPEPPTQLREALSTELRARQQCIAEVTEMIHVASLLHDDVLDDADTRRGVGSLNCVMGNKLAVLAGDFLLSRACVALASLRNTEVVSLLSTVVEHLVTGETMQMTTTSDQRCSMEYYIQKTYFKTASLISNSCKAIAILAGHTAEVAMLAFEYGKNLGLAFQLIDDVLDFTGTSTSLGKGSLSDIRHGIITAPILFAMEEFPQLRAVVEQGFDNPANVELALDYLGRSHGIHRTRELATKHANLAASAIESLPESEDEDVRRSRRALLDLTHIVITRTK from the exons atgttattttctCGGGGATTTTCTCGGATTGGAAGAAATAGCTTCAATGGATTGTGTCGGTGTTTGCGCTTTCGTCGTATGGACGCACATCAATTATTTGTCTCCAGCATTTATTCTCAGTCTCTAAGTGAATCGACCCAGAAG ATTTTGGGTTGCAGAGATTTCTTTTCTTGGGGATTGCCGCCTGTTTTCCATGGCTATAGGCACCAAATTCACCATCAAAGCAGCTCCATAGTTGAG GAACCACTTGACCCATTCTCCCTTGTTTCCGATGAGCTGTCACTTATTGCTGACAGGTTGCGGGACATGGTAGTTGCTGAG gtCCCTAAGCTTGCCTCTGCTGCTGAGTACTTCTTTAAAATAGGGGTGGAGGGAAAGAGGTTTCGTCCCACG GTCCTATTGCTAATGTCAACAGCTCTGAATGTCACAGTACCTGAACCTCCTACACAGTTGAGAGAGGCTTTGTCAACGGAACTGCGTGCAAGACAGCAATGTATTGCAGAAGTCACAGAGATGATTCAT GTGGCAAGTCTTCTACATGATGATGTATTGGATGATGCAGATACAAGACGAGGTGTTGGTTCATTAAATTGTGTAATGGGAAATAAG TTAGCTGTTTTAGCAGGGGATTTCCTGCTTTCCCGAGCTTGTGTCGCACTTGCCTCTCTAAGGAACACAGAG GTTGTATCATTACTTTCAACAGTTGTAGAGCATCTTGTGACAGGTGAAACCATGCAAATGACTACTACATCCGATCAACGTTGTAG CATGGAATATTATATACAAAAGACGTATTTCAAGACTGCATCATTGATTTCAAACAGTTGCAAGGCAATCGCCATTCTTGCTGGGCATACAGCAGAAGTTGCAATGTTGGCTTTTGAGTACGGAAAAAATCTG GGATTGGCATTTCAATTGATTGATGATGTTCTTGATTTCACGGGTACATCAACTTCTCTTGGAAAGGGCTCTTTATCTGACATCCGCCAT GGCATCATAACCGCTCCAATATTGTTTGCCATGGAAGAGTTTCCTCAGCTGCGTGCAGTCGTCGAACAGGGCTTTGACAACCCTGCTAATGTTGAACTC GCTCTTGACTACCTTGGTAGGAGCCATGGGATACATAGGACAAGGGAGCTAGCCACAAAACATGCAAACCTTGCCGCATCAGCAATCGAATCTCTGCCCGAGAGTGAAGACGAAGATGTCAGAAGATCAAGGAGGGCGCTCCTAGATCTCACCCACATAGTCATTACAAGAACCAAGTGA
- the LOC18778441 gene encoding uncharacterized protein LOC18778441, whose protein sequence is MACFVPFNNRNLDISIFVFRPTVVLVDDLLNALKQFSLCTESLGCVQSSILQSIHGNMIIWFGAWLKRSCENKDSLTASLLSMLTNMSSMAILLEHSFFDAYAGESRDGSCAAKFCRGDTVSMSTAVVNGGDMNNVSYACLAMFKSGFQKMEGVAAGVCLKCQTKPRIASLFVWKSLQCCYSWILNSDQRKAMLPYLESVSIEIKYDIFRVVYVSGDNDLKFQFFYPPHQMLEQTTGGEGKEEGHLMRSTSIV, encoded by the exons ATGGCATGCTTCGTGCCTTTCAACAACAGGAATTTGGACATAAGTATCTTCGTGTTCAGACCAACTGTTGTGCTGGTTGATGACCTTCTTAATGCCCTCAAACAATTCTCTTTGTGCACCGAGTCTCTTGGCTGTGTACAAAGCTCCATCTTGCAGAGCATCCATGGAAATATG ATCATATGGTTTGGAGCATGGCTGAAGAGATCTTGTGAAAACAAGGACTCATTGACTGCAAGCCTT CTCTCAATGTTAACGAACATGTCGAGCATGGCTATCTTACTCGAACACTCCTTCTTTGATGCATACGCCGGAGAATCAAGAGACGGGTCTTGTGCTGCAAAATTTTGCAGAGGTGACACGGTGTCAATGAGCACAGCGGTTGTCAATGGCGGCGACATGAACAACGTCTCTTACGCATGCTTAGCAATGTTCAAGTCCGGTTTCCAGAAGATGGAAGGCGTGGCTGCCGGTGTTTGCTTGAAATGCCAAACCAAGCCAAGaattgcttctctttttgtgTGGAAGTCTCTGCAATGTTGTTACTCATGGATTCTAAATTCAGACCAGAGAAAAGCAATGCTGCCCTATCTCGAAAGCGTGTCAATTGAGATTAAGTACGACATCTTTCGAGTGGTGTATGTCAGTGGTGACAACGATCTCAAGTTTCAGTTCTTCTATCCTCCTCATCAAATGTTGGAACAAACAACTGGAGGAGAAGGCAAAGAAGAAGGGCATCTCATGCGAAGCACTTCCATAGTATga
- the LOC18781423 gene encoding putative hydrolase C777.06c, with translation MAAEDHNGGRSALIFLGTGCSSAVPNAMCLIQPSNPCDVCPQALSTPPDQNPNYRCNTSLLIDYCPSDGKHSYILIDVGKTFREQVIRWFTRYKIPRIDSIILTHEHADAVLGLDDIRAVQPYSPTNDIDPTPIYLTQYAMESIAEKFSYLVKKKVEEGKELRRVAQLDWRIIEENCETSFVASGLQFIPLPVMHGEDYVCLGYLFGERCRIAYISDVSRFPASTEHVISKDGAGQLDLLILDTLYKTGSHNVHLCLPQTLEAVKRICPKQALLIGMTHQFDHHKDNKFLTEWSEREGIPVQLAHDGLRIPIDL, from the exons ATGGCGGCCGAGGACCACAATGGCGGTCGATCGGCGCTGATCTTCCTCGGGACCGGGTGCTCGAGCGCCGTCCCCAACGCAATGTGCCTGATCCAGCCCTCCAATCCCTGCGACGTATGCCCTCAGGCGCTCTCCACCCCCCCGGACCAAAACCCTAATTACCG GTGCAATACATCGCTTTTGATTGATTATTGCCCAAGTGATGGCAAGCACAGTTATATATTGATTGATGTTGGAAAGACTTTCAGGGAGCAAGTGATTCGATGGTTCACTCGCTATAAGATTCCTAGAATTGATTCT ATTATTTTGACTCATGAACACGCTGATGCAGTTCTTGGTCTGGATGATATACGTGCTGTTCAACCATATAGTCCCACAAATGACATTGACCCTACTCCCATCTACCTAACTCAGTATGCAATGGAGAG CATTGCAGAGAAATTTTCTTACTTGGTGAAGAAAAAAGTTGAGGAAGGAAAAGAACTGAGACGAGTAGCACAGCTTGACTGGAGGATAATTGAGGAGAATTGTGAAACATCGTTTGTTGCATCTGGCCTACAATTTATTCCTTTGCCA GTGATGCATGGGGAAGATTATGTCTGTTTGGGTTATCTATTTGGTGAAAGATGTAGAATAGCTTACATATCTGATGTGTCTCGCTTTCCTGCAAGCACAGAACATG TCATTTCAAAAGATGGAGCTGGGCAGTTGGATCTTCTTATCTTGGACACTCTATACAAG ACTGGATCCCATAATGTTCACCTTTGCCTCCCACAG ACTCTTGAAGCTGTGAAGAGGATTTGTCCAAAACAAGCCTTGTTAATTGGAATGACTCATCAATTTGATCACCACAAGGACAATAAATTTCTTACGGAATGGTCTGAGAG GGAAGGGATACCAGTGCAGCTTGCGCATGATGGTTTGAGAATCCCCATAGACCTATGA
- the LOC18778521 gene encoding J domain-containing protein required for chloroplast accumulation response 1 isoform X1 gives MDESWRMRMGLMPTLPRRRSAEHVSTRSVFAAADDCQTLDPDDFADVFGGPPRSVLPREFSGRTTSFYEEIFRPPEFGLTADKSGRSLPAFRIPGRSEGFYSDIFGSDDDGGQRRSRERSRPNSKAKSNSSSVLSSEELSPLRPIIGDDVALSSFASKLRPLNVPCRWNSSTMLPTKQENSKKQGTASLHCNRMSFTENQVMGNAHDESFRNSYFGFTRKVLSPETISLEPNSYRSVKLSVDDLELNSPSSAVSSLCQEHEVKFGIRDRVFDYEKEVMRAVEREEDDEAMSSYVIEINSEHREGTCEAGGIEEAIAWAKEKFQTHSNSEKEGSLTQQENEQSVGMDQEGRPNNADEYSDHQQRDELHEMTQSPEEEEEEEEERTWVAEDENQHSEKEIQMELLDEDIRLWSAGRESNIRLLLSTLHHILWADSGWYAIPLTSLIESSQVKKAYQKARLCLHPDKLQQRGATLSQKHLAEKAFSILQDAWALFISQDVFII, from the exons ATGGATGAGTCGTGGCGCATGCGCATGGGATTAATGCCGACCCTCCCGCGGCGCCGCTCTGCCGAGCACGTCTCCACGCGTTCGGTGTTTGCCGCTGCGGATGACTGCCAGACGCTCGATCCGGACGATTTTGCTGACGTTTTTGGGGGACCGCCGCGTAGCGTCCTCCCGCGCGAATTCTCCGGCCGCACAACTTCCTTCTACGAGGAGATTTTCCGGCCCCCGGAGTTTGGTTTAACGGCGGATAAGAGCGGCCGGAGCTTGCCGGCTTTCAGGATTCCGGGGAGGAGCGAGGGGTTCTATAGCGATATCTTTGGATCGGACGACGACGGCGGCCAGCGGAGGTCGAGAGAGCGATCGAGGCCGAACTCGAAGGCGAAATCCAACTCGTCGTCGGTGCTGAGCTCGGAGGAGCTCAGCCCTCTCCGGCCGATCATCGGAGATGACGTGGCATTGTCCTCCTTCGCTTCAAAGCTCAG ACCACTAAATGTACCATGTAGATGGAACTCATCGACTATGCTGCCtaccaaacaagaaaattcGAAGAAACAAGGCACAGCATCTCTGCATTGCAATCGCATGTCTTTCACTGAAAACCAAGTTATGGGAAATGCACATGATGAAAGTTTTAGAAACTCCTATTTTGGATTTACAAGAAAGGTCTTGTCCCCAGAAACCATTAGTCTCGAACCCAATTCATATCGAAGCGTCAAGCTATCTGTGGATGATCTAGAGCTCAATTCCCCATCCTCAGCAGTCTCTTCACTCTGTCAAGAACATGAGGTCAAATTTGGGATTCGGGATCGTGTTTTTGATTATGAAAAAGAAGTAATGCGAGCAGTAGAACGAGAAGAAGACGATGAAGCGATGAGCTCTTATGTGATTGAGATCAATTCTGAGCATAGGGAGGGTACATGTGAAGCAGGTGGTATTGAAGAAGCAATTGCTTGGGCCAAAGAGAAGTTTCAAACACACAGTAATTCTGAGAAAGAAGGGAGCTTGACCCAACAGGAGAATGAGCAGTCTGTTGGAATGGATCAAGAAG GTAGGCCTAATAATGCGGATGAATACTCAGATCATCAGCAGAGAGATGAACTTCATGAAATGACTCAATCTCCAGAG gaagaagaagaagaagaagaagaaagaacatGGGTTGCTGAAGATGAAAACCAACATTCAGAAAAAGAG ATTCAAATGGAGCTTTTGGATGAAGACATAAGGCTATGGTCAGCTGGCAGAGAATCCAACATTCGTCTGCTGCTTTCAACACTACACCAT ATTCTTTGGGCTGATAGTGGATGGTATGCAATTCCTTTGACAAGCCTAATAGAAAGTTCACAGGTCAAGAAAGCCTACCAGAAAGCAAGGCTCTGTCTCCACCCAGACAAACTGCAACAAAGAGGAGCAACACTTTCTCAAAAGCACCTTGCTGAAAAGGCCTTCTCCATCCTCCag GATGCATGGGCTCTGTTCATCTCCCAAGATGTGTTCATTATTTAG
- the LOC18780427 gene encoding transcription termination factor MTEF1, chloroplastic produces MPLTAAAALQSSLCFSSHNPPPSSSTASNSQALNTSTNTQLAAKPKSLLQKHPLYTPTHTKLSLQFKEKILCLEIMGVDAGKALSQNPSLHTASLHSIHSIISFLQSKGIHQKDLPKIFGMCPNILTSSIKSDLNPVFIFLSEDLKVPEHSFRKVINKCPRLLACSVIDQLKPALFYLQRLGFKDLDALAYHDSVLLVSSVEKTLIPKLEFLQSLGFPRDEAVGMVLRCPGLLTFSIENNFTPKFEYFSVDMGKKLEELKQFPQYFAFSLEKRIKPRHKEVVQRGVEVPLPLMLKSTDDEFRELLREFRGG; encoded by the coding sequence ATGCCAttaacagcagcagcagctttgCAGTCATCTCTGTGCTTCTCTTCTCATAATCCTCCACCATCATCATCTACTGCCTCCAATTCCCAGGCATTAAACACAAGCACAAACACCCAATTGGCTGCAAAACCCAAAAGCCTCCTCCAAAAGCACCCTCTCTACACACCCACCCACACCAAACTCTCCCTCCAATTCAAAGAGAAAATCCTATGCCTTGAAATCATGGGAGTTGATGCAGGCAAGGCACTCTCCCAAAACCCTTCTCTCCACACAGCCTCTCTTCACTCCATCCACTCCATAATCTCCTTCCTCCAATCCAAAGGCATCCACCAAAAGGACCTGCCCAAGATCTTTGGCATGTGCCCCAACATTCTCACCTCCAGCATCAAAAGTGACCTCAACCCAGTTTTCATCTTCCTCTCAGAAGACCTCAAAGTCCCAGAACACAGCTTCAGAAAGGTCATCAACAAGTGCCCCAGATTGCTTGCTTGCAGTGTAATAGACCAGCTCAAGCCAGCTCTGTTTTATCTTCAGAGACTTGGGTTCAAGGACCTGGATGCCCTGGCTTACCATGACTCTGTGCTGCTGGTTTCAAGTGTGGAGAAAACCCTAATCCCCAAACTGGAGTTTTTGCAGAGCTTAGGATTCCCAAGAGATGAGGCTGTGGGGATGGTGCTGAGGTGTCCTGGACTGCTAACTTTCAGCATTGAGAATAACTTCACGCCAAAGTTTGAGTACTTTTCTGTGGACATGGGGAAGAAGTTGGAGGAGCTGAAGCAATTTCCTCAGTACTTTGCTTTCAGCCTGGAGAAGAGGATAAAGCCAAGGCACAAGGAGGTTGTGCAGAGGGGAGTGGAAGTGCCTCTGCCATTGATGCTAAAGAGCACTGATGATGAGTTCAGGGAGTTGCTGAGGGAATTTCGGGGTGGATGA
- the LOC18778521 gene encoding J domain-containing protein required for chloroplast accumulation response 1 isoform X2 — MDESWRMRMGLMPTLPRRRSAEHVSTRSVFAAADDCQTLDPDDFADVFGGPPRSVLPREFSGRTTSFYEEIFRPPEFGLTADKSGRSLPAFRIPGRSEGFYSDIFGSDDDGGQRRSRERSRPNSKAKSNSSSVLSSEELSPLRPIIGDDVALSSFASKLRWNSSTMLPTKQENSKKQGTASLHCNRMSFTENQVMGNAHDESFRNSYFGFTRKVLSPETISLEPNSYRSVKLSVDDLELNSPSSAVSSLCQEHEVKFGIRDRVFDYEKEVMRAVEREEDDEAMSSYVIEINSEHREGTCEAGGIEEAIAWAKEKFQTHSNSEKEGSLTQQENEQSVGMDQEGRPNNADEYSDHQQRDELHEMTQSPEEEEEEEEERTWVAEDENQHSEKEIQMELLDEDIRLWSAGRESNIRLLLSTLHHILWADSGWYAIPLTSLIESSQVKKAYQKARLCLHPDKLQQRGATLSQKHLAEKAFSILQDAWALFISQDVFII, encoded by the exons ATGGATGAGTCGTGGCGCATGCGCATGGGATTAATGCCGACCCTCCCGCGGCGCCGCTCTGCCGAGCACGTCTCCACGCGTTCGGTGTTTGCCGCTGCGGATGACTGCCAGACGCTCGATCCGGACGATTTTGCTGACGTTTTTGGGGGACCGCCGCGTAGCGTCCTCCCGCGCGAATTCTCCGGCCGCACAACTTCCTTCTACGAGGAGATTTTCCGGCCCCCGGAGTTTGGTTTAACGGCGGATAAGAGCGGCCGGAGCTTGCCGGCTTTCAGGATTCCGGGGAGGAGCGAGGGGTTCTATAGCGATATCTTTGGATCGGACGACGACGGCGGCCAGCGGAGGTCGAGAGAGCGATCGAGGCCGAACTCGAAGGCGAAATCCAACTCGTCGTCGGTGCTGAGCTCGGAGGAGCTCAGCCCTCTCCGGCCGATCATCGGAGATGACGTGGCATTGTCCTCCTTCGCTTCAAAGCTCAG ATGGAACTCATCGACTATGCTGCCtaccaaacaagaaaattcGAAGAAACAAGGCACAGCATCTCTGCATTGCAATCGCATGTCTTTCACTGAAAACCAAGTTATGGGAAATGCACATGATGAAAGTTTTAGAAACTCCTATTTTGGATTTACAAGAAAGGTCTTGTCCCCAGAAACCATTAGTCTCGAACCCAATTCATATCGAAGCGTCAAGCTATCTGTGGATGATCTAGAGCTCAATTCCCCATCCTCAGCAGTCTCTTCACTCTGTCAAGAACATGAGGTCAAATTTGGGATTCGGGATCGTGTTTTTGATTATGAAAAAGAAGTAATGCGAGCAGTAGAACGAGAAGAAGACGATGAAGCGATGAGCTCTTATGTGATTGAGATCAATTCTGAGCATAGGGAGGGTACATGTGAAGCAGGTGGTATTGAAGAAGCAATTGCTTGGGCCAAAGAGAAGTTTCAAACACACAGTAATTCTGAGAAAGAAGGGAGCTTGACCCAACAGGAGAATGAGCAGTCTGTTGGAATGGATCAAGAAG GTAGGCCTAATAATGCGGATGAATACTCAGATCATCAGCAGAGAGATGAACTTCATGAAATGACTCAATCTCCAGAG gaagaagaagaagaagaagaagaaagaacatGGGTTGCTGAAGATGAAAACCAACATTCAGAAAAAGAG ATTCAAATGGAGCTTTTGGATGAAGACATAAGGCTATGGTCAGCTGGCAGAGAATCCAACATTCGTCTGCTGCTTTCAACACTACACCAT ATTCTTTGGGCTGATAGTGGATGGTATGCAATTCCTTTGACAAGCCTAATAGAAAGTTCACAGGTCAAGAAAGCCTACCAGAAAGCAAGGCTCTGTCTCCACCCAGACAAACTGCAACAAAGAGGAGCAACACTTTCTCAAAAGCACCTTGCTGAAAAGGCCTTCTCCATCCTCCag GATGCATGGGCTCTGTTCATCTCCCAAGATGTGTTCATTATTTAG